Proteins found in one Clostridium kluyveri DSM 555 genomic segment:
- a CDS encoding transcriptional regulator: protein MEKNIYEKKPSPCNCLNIRRASQAITEIYNEFLLPINLKISQFSLLKHINQLEPVSVSELAV, encoded by the coding sequence ATGGAGAAAAACATTTATGAGAAGAAACCATCCCCTTGTAACTGTCTTAATATTAGAAGGGCTTCACAAGCAATAACAGAAATTTATAATGAATTTCTGCTGCCAATTAACTTGAAGATAAGTCAATTCTCTTTACTTAAACATATAAACCAATTAGAGCCAGTGAGTGTAAGTGAACTGGCTGTATAA